The following are encoded in a window of Streptococcus pasteurianus genomic DNA:
- a CDS encoding 1-deoxy-D-xylulose-5-phosphate synthase, with product MVFETISSPQDLKQLSREDLHRVGDEARQALLEKTSQHGGHNGPNFGMVEMTVAMHYVFNSPVDKFIFDVSHQSYVHKMLTGRAQAFLDPAHYDDVSGYTNPKESEHDLFTVGHTSTSLSLASGVAKARDLKDEAYNVVAVIGDGSLSGGMAYEGLNQIATEGTNTIVVINDNDQSIAVNPTGGIYTALRDLRESNGQADNNLFKALGFDYHYLDAGNDLDQLIALFEEVKDASHPVLLHIHTQKGYGVSFMEENREAFHAGGPYNPETGEYLGGAGAAETYNSITTDFVLNKIKNDSTVVAVNAGTPMFMLSQDQRKQAGKQFVDVGIAEEEAATMSAGLAKNGAKPVWYVASTFMQRTYDQWSHDIALNNLPVTALVYMASVSSLNDESHLGFFDIPFLAHIPNVVYMAPTSKEEHLAMLDWAIEQKEHPVAIRIPVGPLRETGIADTTDYSILNKNQVTQKGSQVALFGLGNFYGLAEEVAKELADKHGITATIVNPKFITGLDEELLDSLEAEHQVVVTLEDGILEGGYGQMIASYLGDTEVKVQNYGVEKAFHDRYNAQELLAENGITVENIVNNVLKNLAE from the coding sequence ATGGTATTTGAAACAATTTCATCACCACAAGATTTAAAACAATTATCACGTGAAGATTTGCACCGTGTTGGTGATGAAGCACGACAAGCGCTTCTTGAAAAAACAAGCCAACATGGTGGACACAACGGACCAAACTTTGGTATGGTTGAAATGACAGTTGCTATGCACTATGTCTTTAATTCACCAGTAGATAAATTCATTTTTGACGTGTCACATCAATCATACGTTCATAAAATGTTGACTGGGCGTGCGCAAGCTTTTCTTGACCCAGCGCATTATGATGACGTATCAGGTTACACAAATCCTAAAGAAAGCGAACACGACCTCTTCACAGTAGGTCATACGTCAACATCATTGTCACTTGCTTCTGGTGTGGCTAAAGCGCGTGATTTGAAAGATGAAGCTTATAATGTTGTGGCGGTTATTGGTGATGGTTCTCTTTCAGGTGGTATGGCGTATGAAGGGCTAAACCAAATCGCAACAGAAGGGACAAATACGATTGTCGTTATTAACGATAACGACCAATCAATCGCTGTTAACCCAACTGGCGGTATTTACACAGCACTTCGTGACTTACGCGAAAGCAACGGTCAAGCTGATAATAATCTTTTTAAAGCTCTCGGTTTTGATTATCATTACCTTGACGCAGGAAATGATCTCGACCAATTGATTGCTTTATTTGAAGAAGTCAAAGACGCTAGTCACCCAGTTTTGCTACACATTCATACGCAAAAAGGATACGGTGTGTCATTCATGGAAGAAAATCGCGAAGCTTTCCATGCAGGTGGACCATACAATCCTGAAACAGGAGAATATCTTGGTGGTGCAGGTGCTGCTGAAACATACAATAGCATTACAACAGATTTTGTCTTAAATAAAATCAAAAATGACTCAACAGTAGTTGCCGTCAATGCAGGAACACCAATGTTTATGTTGAGCCAAGACCAACGCAAACAAGCAGGTAAACAATTTGTTGATGTAGGTATTGCTGAAGAAGAAGCAGCTACAATGTCAGCTGGGCTTGCTAAAAACGGTGCAAAACCAGTCTGGTATGTTGCCTCTACATTTATGCAACGTACTTATGACCAATGGTCACATGACATCGCTTTGAATAATTTGCCAGTAACAGCTCTTGTTTACATGGCGTCTGTTAGCTCTTTGAACGACGAAAGTCACCTCGGTTTCTTTGATATTCCATTCTTAGCTCACATTCCAAACGTGGTTTACATGGCACCAACAAGTAAGGAAGAACATCTTGCCATGCTTGATTGGGCAATTGAGCAAAAAGAACACCCAGTAGCTATCCGCATCCCAGTTGGTCCACTTCGTGAAACTGGTATTGCAGACACAACGGATTACTCGATTCTTAATAAGAACCAAGTGACTCAAAAAGGTAGTCAAGTAGCGCTCTTTGGTCTTGGTAATTTCTACGGATTGGCAGAGGAAGTTGCTAAAGAACTGGCTGACAAACATGGTATTACAGCGACAATTGTTAATCCAAAATTCATCACAGGATTGGACGAAGAATTGCTTGATAGTTTAGAAGCTGAGCACCAAGTCGTGGTTACTTTGGAAGACGGTATTTTAGAAGGTGGCTACGGTCAAATGATTGCAAGTTACCTTGGTGATACGGAAGTTAAAGTCCAAAATTACGGTGTTGAAAAAGCCTTCCATGACCGCTACAATGCGCAAGAATTGTTAGCAGAAAATGGCATTACTGTCGAAAATATCGTTAACAACGTTTTAAAAAATTTGGCAGAATAA
- a CDS encoding aldo/keto reductase: MEYTKFGNTGLEVSKLCLGCMSFGDASLGFHSGWLLDEEKSRIIIKKALDLGINFFDTANVYGKGTSEEYLGRAIRDFADRDEVIIATKVFFGDGLHEGRNTTGLSRKAIFSQVEASLKRLGTDYIDVLYIHRWDYNTPIEETMSALNDLVRSGKVHYLGASAMYAWQFQKAQYVAEKNGWTKFSVMQNHYNMLYREDEREMIPFCKDSGVGLAPYSPLAAGRVVRDWDADTARSKTDETAKMKYDSTEEQDKAIVARVAEVAEKYGVTRAQVALAWLWQKGIDSPIVGVTKEKYLDDFMGAFDVTLTDDDMAYLDEKYLPHKIVGAL; the protein is encoded by the coding sequence ATGGAATACACAAAATTTGGAAATACAGGTCTTGAAGTGTCAAAATTGTGCCTTGGTTGCATGAGTTTTGGTGATGCTAGTCTTGGTTTTCATTCTGGTTGGCTTTTAGATGAAGAAAAATCACGTATCATCATTAAGAAAGCTTTAGATTTGGGTATTAACTTTTTTGATACAGCAAATGTTTACGGAAAAGGAACAAGTGAGGAATATCTTGGTCGTGCTATTCGTGATTTTGCGGACCGTGATGAAGTGATTATTGCCACTAAGGTTTTCTTTGGTGATGGTTTACACGAGGGACGAAATACAACTGGTTTGTCACGAAAAGCAATTTTTAGCCAAGTTGAAGCTAGTCTTAAACGTTTAGGAACAGATTATATTGATGTGCTTTACATTCATCGTTGGGATTATAACACACCGATTGAAGAAACTATGTCTGCACTTAATGATTTAGTGCGCTCTGGTAAGGTGCATTATCTTGGTGCGTCAGCAATGTATGCTTGGCAGTTCCAAAAAGCGCAGTATGTGGCTGAGAAAAATGGTTGGACAAAATTTTCAGTCATGCAAAATCATTACAATATGCTTTATCGTGAGGACGAACGTGAAATGATTCCGTTTTGTAAAGATTCAGGTGTTGGTTTAGCGCCTTATAGTCCTTTGGCAGCAGGTCGCGTGGTGCGCGATTGGGATGCGGATACTGCACGTAGTAAGACAGATGAAACAGCCAAAATGAAATACGATAGCACTGAAGAACAAGATAAGGCTATCGTAGCGCGAGTGGCAGAAGTTGCAGAAAAATACGGTGTTACTCGTGCTCAAGTTGCTCTTGCTTGGCTATGGCAAAAAGGGATTGACTCACCGATTGTTGGAGTGACAAAAGAAAAATACTTAGATGATTTCATGGGTGCTTTTGACGTGACTTTGACAGATGACGATATGGCTTATTTGGACGAAAAATATTTACCACATAAAATCGTTGGTGCTTTGTAG
- a CDS encoding bifunctional homocysteine S-methyltransferase/methylenetetrahydrofolate reductase, with product MSRLLERLKTDILVADGAMGTLLYANGLDNCYEAYNLTHPDKISAIHHAYLEAGADTIQTNTYAAKRHRLKGYAYDDQVKEINQAGVKIAREAAGDDAFVLGTVGALRGLKQCNLTLDEIIEETLEQVGYLIETNQIDGLLFETYYDEEEIIEVLKAVRPITDLPIITNIALHEAGITENGRPLVEILGKLVMLGADVVGLNCHLGPYHMIKSLKQVPLFAQSYLSVYPNASLLSFVDDNGSGQYGFSQNADYFGKSAELLVAEGARLIGGCCGTTPDHIRAVKRAVKGLKPVERKFVTPMVEEVELIKAAKQSETLVDRVKREVTIIAELDPPKTLDIAKFTEGVKALDKAGISAITLADNSLAKTRICNVSIAALLKNEISTPFLLHLSCRDHNMIGLQSRLLGMDVLGFNHVLAITGDPSKIGDFPGATSVYDATSFKLLALIKQLNKGQGYSGASIKKEANFTAAAAFNPNVKNLSRCGRLIERKVAAGADYFITQPVFNTEIIDGLADLTRDYEAPFFVGIMPITSYNNAIFLHNEVPGIQLSDEFLAKLEAVKGDKETCQKLALEESKQLIDRALEHFKGIYLITPFMRYDLTVELIDYIHQKVELKNQRIS from the coding sequence ATGTCACGATTATTAGAACGTTTAAAAACAGATATTCTGGTAGCCGACGGTGCTATGGGAACTCTTCTTTACGCCAATGGTCTTGACAATTGCTACGAAGCTTATAATCTTACACATCCAGATAAAATTTCAGCCATTCATCATGCTTATCTTGAGGCAGGGGCAGACACTATCCAAACCAATACCTATGCTGCTAAACGTCATCGTCTGAAAGGCTATGCTTATGATGACCAAGTTAAGGAAATCAATCAGGCTGGTGTTAAAATTGCTAGGGAAGCTGCAGGTGATGATGCTTTTGTTCTTGGAACTGTTGGGGCTCTTCGTGGACTTAAACAATGTAATTTAACTCTTGATGAAATTATTGAGGAGACTTTGGAACAAGTCGGGTATTTGATTGAAACGAATCAAATTGATGGTTTGCTTTTTGAAACTTATTATGATGAAGAAGAAATTATCGAAGTTTTAAAAGCTGTTAGACCAATAACTGATTTGCCAATTATCACTAATATTGCTCTCCATGAAGCTGGAATTACAGAAAATGGTCGTCCTTTAGTTGAAATTCTGGGAAAATTAGTCATGTTAGGTGCTGATGTGGTTGGCTTGAATTGCCACCTCGGTCCCTATCATATGATTAAGTCACTGAAACAAGTTCCGCTTTTTGCTCAGTCTTATTTGTCTGTTTATCCAAATGCTAGTTTGTTGTCTTTTGTTGATGACAATGGCAGCGGTCAGTATGGCTTTAGTCAAAATGCTGATTATTTCGGAAAAAGTGCAGAACTTCTTGTGGCAGAAGGTGCGCGTTTGATAGGTGGTTGTTGTGGAACAACGCCTGACCATATCAGAGCGGTAAAACGTGCTGTTAAAGGATTAAAACCTGTTGAACGAAAATTTGTGACACCAATGGTTGAAGAAGTAGAACTTATCAAAGCAGCTAAACAATCAGAGACATTGGTAGATAGGGTCAAAAGAGAAGTTACAATTATTGCGGAGTTAGACCCACCAAAGACGCTTGACATTGCGAAATTTACGGAGGGGGTAAAAGCCTTAGACAAAGCAGGAATTTCAGCCATTACCTTAGCAGATAATTCGCTAGCTAAGACGCGAATTTGTAATGTTAGTATCGCGGCTCTATTGAAAAATGAGATTTCGACACCGTTTCTTTTGCATTTATCTTGCCGTGACCATAATATGATTGGTTTGCAATCGCGACTTTTGGGAATGGACGTTTTAGGATTTAATCATGTCCTTGCCATTACGGGAGACCCGTCAAAAATCGGTGATTTTCCTGGTGCTACAAGTGTTTATGATGCCACAAGCTTTAAATTGTTAGCACTCATAAAACAGCTCAATAAAGGTCAAGGATACAGTGGAGCCAGTATCAAGAAAGAGGCCAATTTTACAGCAGCTGCGGCTTTTAACCCAAACGTCAAAAATCTATCACGCTGTGGTCGTTTAATCGAAAGAAAAGTAGCGGCAGGAGCAGATTATTTCATCACACAACCTGTTTTTAACACAGAGATTATTGATGGATTAGCCGATTTAACACGAGATTATGAAGCGCCATTTTTTGTAGGTATCATGCCGATTACAAGCTATAATAATGCTATTTTTCTTCATAATGAAGTTCCTGGTATCCAACTATCAGATGAGTTTTTAGCAAAATTAGAAGCTGTTAAAGGTGATAAAGAAACCTGCCAAAAATTGGCTTTGGAAGAAAGTAAACAATTAATTGACCGCGCTTTGGAGCATTTTAAGGGGATTTATCTCATCACACCATTTATGCGCTATGACTTGACAGTTGAGTTGATTGATTACATTCACCAAAAAGTTGAGTTAAAAAATCAAAGAATATCTTAA
- the metE gene encoding 5-methyltetrahydropteroyltriglutamate--homocysteine S-methyltransferase encodes MVKVSNLGYPRLGENREWKKLIEFYWAGDILQEELRAQAKDLRLEFLKKQADAGLDFIPVGDFSLYDHILDLSVQFGVIPKRFAKEEINLDLYFSIARGNKDNVASSMKKWFNTNYHYIVPEWSGVKPQLTNTRLLDLYLEAKEVVGDKAKPVITGPITYVALSSEVGDFTVAVKKLLPLYKQVFVELVEAGATYIQVDEPIFVTDEGADLLEAAKDVYAYFAKEVPEAKLIFQTYFEALIDAKDLSELPVAAFGLDFVQGFNENLEAIEAGYFANKEVFAGVVDGRNIWATDFVKTSALLEKIQANVKTLVVQPSCSLLHVPVTTKNETELEPVLKNGLAFADEKLQELKLLSQRLDGEESDAYKQHVVDFDALQAADFRNVTLENLDDVATERVDYKVRRQVQQEKLGLPILPTTTIGSFPQSPEVRRTRLAWKRGNISDVEYEDFIKSEIARWIQIQEDLDIDVLVHGEFERVDMVEFFGQKLAGFTTTKLGWVQSYGSRAVKPPIIYGDVKHIQPLTVQETVYAQSLTDRPVKGMLTGPITITNWSFERSDISRADLFNQIGLAIKDEIKLLEDAGIAIIQVDEAALREGLPLRKSKQQAYLDDAVHAFHVATSSVKEETQIHTHMCYSKFNEIIDSIRALDADVISIETSRSHGDVIESFETAVYPLGIGLGVYDIHSPRVPTKEEVIANIERPLRQLSLEQFWVNPDCGLKTRREPETVAALEVLVAAAKEVRAKYGK; translated from the coding sequence ATGGTAAAGGTTTCGAATTTGGGTTATCCGCGTTTAGGTGAAAATCGCGAGTGGAAAAAATTAATTGAATTTTATTGGGCAGGGGATATTTTACAAGAAGAGTTACGAGCTCAAGCTAAAGATTTACGTCTTGAATTTTTGAAAAAACAAGCTGATGCAGGGCTTGATTTTATTCCTGTAGGTGATTTCTCACTTTATGACCATATCTTGGATTTGTCAGTACAATTTGGTGTGATTCCAAAACGTTTTGCTAAAGAAGAAATCAACCTTGATTTGTATTTTTCAATTGCGCGTGGTAATAAAGACAACGTTGCTTCATCAATGAAAAAATGGTTCAACACAAACTATCACTATATTGTTCCTGAATGGTCTGGTGTTAAACCACAATTGACAAATACACGTTTGCTTGACTTGTATTTGGAAGCAAAAGAAGTGGTTGGCGATAAAGCTAAACCAGTTATTACCGGACCAATTACTTATGTGGCTCTTTCATCTGAAGTTGGTGATTTCACAGTTGCAGTGAAAAAATTATTGCCACTTTATAAACAAGTCTTTGTAGAATTGGTTGAAGCAGGGGCAACTTATATTCAAGTTGATGAGCCAATCTTTGTGACAGATGAAGGGGCTGACCTTTTAGAAGCAGCAAAAGATGTTTATGCTTATTTTGCCAAAGAAGTGCCAGAAGCTAAATTGATTTTCCAAACTTATTTTGAAGCCTTGATTGATGCCAAAGATTTGTCAGAGTTACCAGTAGCAGCTTTTGGTCTTGATTTTGTTCAGGGGTTTAATGAAAACCTGGAAGCTATTGAAGCAGGTTATTTTGCGAATAAGGAAGTTTTTGCAGGTGTAGTTGATGGACGTAATATCTGGGCAACAGATTTTGTTAAGACATCAGCATTGCTCGAAAAAATTCAAGCCAATGTAAAAACACTTGTTGTTCAACCTTCTTGTTCACTTCTTCATGTGCCAGTAACGACTAAAAACGAAACAGAACTCGAACCAGTTCTTAAAAATGGTTTGGCATTTGCGGATGAAAAATTGCAAGAACTCAAATTGTTGAGCCAACGTTTAGACGGTGAAGAATCTGATGCTTACAAACAACACGTTGTTGATTTTGATGCTTTGCAAGCAGCTGATTTCCGTAATGTAACATTGGAAAATTTGGATGATGTTGCTACTGAACGTGTTGACTATAAAGTTCGTCGTCAAGTGCAACAAGAAAAACTTGGTTTGCCAATTCTTCCAACGACAACAATCGGTTCATTCCCACAATCACCAGAAGTTCGTCGTACACGCTTGGCTTGGAAACGTGGCAATATTTCTGATGTGGAATATGAAGATTTCATTAAATCAGAAATCGCACGTTGGATTCAAATTCAAGAGGATTTGGACATTGATGTGCTTGTACACGGTGAATTTGAACGTGTGGACATGGTTGAATTCTTCGGTCAAAAACTAGCTGGTTTCACAACAACAAAACTTGGTTGGGTTCAATCATATGGTTCTCGTGCTGTTAAACCACCAATCATTTATGGAGATGTTAAACACATTCAACCGTTGACTGTGCAAGAAACCGTTTATGCTCAAAGTTTGACTGACCGTCCAGTGAAAGGAATGTTGACTGGTCCAATCACTATCACAAACTGGTCTTTTGAACGTTCTGACATTTCACGTGCTGATTTGTTTAACCAAATTGGTCTTGCTATCAAAGATGAAATTAAATTGCTTGAAGATGCAGGTATTGCCATTATTCAAGTGGATGAAGCAGCGCTTCGTGAAGGTTTGCCGCTTCGTAAGAGCAAACAACAAGCTTATCTTGATGATGCTGTTCATGCTTTCCACGTAGCAACATCATCAGTGAAAGAAGAAACACAAATTCATACGCACATGTGTTACTCTAAGTTCAATGAAATCATTGATTCTATTCGTGCTTTGGATGCAGACGTTATTTCTATCGAGACAAGCCGTAGCCATGGTGACGTTATTGAATCATTTGAAACAGCTGTTTACCCACTTGGAATTGGTCTTGGTGTCTATGATATCCACTCTCCACGTGTACCAACTAAGGAAGAAGTTATTGCTAACATTGAACGTCCGTTGCGTCAATTATCACTTGAACAGTTCTGGGTAAACCCTGACTGTGGTCTTAAAACACGTCGCGAACCAGAAACAGTAGCGGCACTTGAAGTTTTGGTGGCTGCAGCCAAGGAAGTCCGAGCTAAATACGGAAAATAA
- a CDS encoding PTS fructose transporter subunit IIABC has protein sequence MKIQDLLRKDVMILDLKATSKEAAIDEMITSLVEHGVVTDFDTFKQGIMNREAQTSTGLGDGIAMPHSKNAAVKEATVLFAKSAAGVDYEALDGQPTYLFFMIAAPDGANDTHLAALAELSKYLLKDGFADQLRQVTSADEVIATFNAAEEDNKVKEEAKVAPVSDDKPLIVAVTACTTGIAHTYMAEEALIKQGDEMGVTVRVETNGASGVGNRLTADEIARAKGVIIAADKAVEMARFDGKALVSRPVADGIKKSEELINIILDGKAETYTASAGEASSSSDTSEKLSLGAAFYKHLMSGVSQMLPFVIGGGILIAISFLIDQFIGVPKDQLSHLGNYHEVAAVFNQLGNAAFGFMIPVFAAYIAYSIAEKPGLVAGFTAGAIATSGLAFGRISFYSLESAANLADKQIASGFLGALVGGFLAGGVILVLKKALAFLPKSLEGIKSILLYPLLGVLVTGFLMLFINIPMAAINSALYDFLDSLSGSSAIILGLILGGMMAIDMGGPFNKAAYVFGTSSLTAAALSNGGSVVMAAVMAGGMVPPLAVFVATRLFKDKFTAEERDAGLTNIVMGLSFITEGAIPFGAADPARAIPSFMVGSAVTGALVGAFGIKLMAPHGGIFVFALTSNWILYLVAIVIGAIISGLLFGALRKAK, from the coding sequence ATGAAAATTCAAGACTTGCTCAGAAAAGATGTCATGATTCTTGATTTGAAAGCAACTTCAAAAGAAGCGGCGATCGATGAAATGATCACAAGCCTTGTTGAACACGGTGTGGTAACTGATTTTGATACTTTTAAACAAGGTATCATGAACCGTGAAGCGCAAACATCTACTGGTTTAGGTGATGGTATTGCCATGCCTCACAGTAAAAATGCAGCTGTTAAAGAAGCGACTGTTTTGTTTGCTAAATCTGCTGCAGGTGTTGATTATGAAGCATTGGACGGTCAACCAACTTACCTATTCTTCATGATTGCAGCACCAGATGGCGCAAACGATACTCACTTGGCTGCTCTTGCTGAATTATCAAAATATCTTTTGAAAGATGGCTTTGCTGATCAATTACGTCAAGTGACATCAGCTGACGAAGTGATTGCAACATTTAACGCAGCAGAAGAAGATAACAAAGTAAAAGAAGAAGCGAAAGTTGCTCCAGTTTCAGATGATAAACCACTTATCGTAGCTGTTACGGCTTGTACAACTGGTATTGCGCACACTTACATGGCAGAAGAAGCCCTCATCAAACAAGGTGACGAAATGGGTGTCACGGTTCGTGTTGAAACAAATGGTGCTTCAGGTGTCGGTAATCGTTTGACTGCTGATGAAATTGCGCGTGCAAAAGGTGTTATTATTGCAGCTGATAAAGCCGTTGAAATGGCACGTTTTGATGGAAAAGCATTAGTATCACGTCCAGTTGCCGATGGTATTAAAAAATCTGAAGAATTAATCAATATCATTCTTGATGGTAAAGCAGAAACTTACACAGCTTCAGCTGGTGAAGCTTCGTCTTCAAGTGATACTAGTGAAAAATTAAGCCTTGGTGCTGCATTCTACAAACACTTGATGAGTGGTGTTTCTCAAATGTTGCCATTCGTTATTGGTGGTGGTATCTTAATTGCTATTTCATTCTTGATTGACCAATTTATAGGGGTTCCCAAAGATCAGCTGAGTCATCTTGGTAACTATCATGAAGTAGCTGCAGTTTTTAATCAGCTTGGTAATGCAGCTTTTGGCTTTATGATTCCGGTGTTTGCTGCTTACATTGCCTATTCAATTGCTGAAAAACCTGGTTTGGTAGCTGGGTTTACAGCTGGTGCTATTGCAACCTCTGGTCTTGCTTTTGGTCGTATCTCATTCTATAGTTTAGAAAGTGCAGCAAACCTTGCTGATAAACAAATTGCTTCAGGTTTCCTTGGTGCTCTTGTTGGTGGTTTCTTAGCTGGTGGTGTTATTCTTGTTCTTAAGAAAGCTCTTGCCTTCTTGCCAAAATCACTTGAAGGTATCAAATCAATCCTCCTTTACCCACTTCTTGGTGTGTTGGTAACTGGATTCTTGATGCTCTTCATCAACATTCCTATGGCTGCTATTAATAGTGCACTTTATGATTTCCTTGATAGTTTGTCTGGTAGCTCTGCTATTATCCTTGGACTTATCCTTGGTGGTATGATGGCAATCGATATGGGTGGACCTTTCAATAAAGCCGCTTATGTCTTTGGTACAAGTAGTCTTACTGCAGCAGCTCTTTCAAATGGTGGTTCAGTTGTTATGGCGGCTGTTATGGCCGGTGGTATGGTTCCTCCTCTTGCAGTCTTTGTTGCAACACGTTTGTTTAAAGATAAATTTACAGCTGAAGAACGCGATGCTGGTTTAACAAATATTGTTATGGGACTATCGTTCATCACAGAAGGTGCAATTCCATTTGGTGCTGCTGACCCTGCTCGTGCTATTCCAAGCTTTATGGTTGGTTCAGCTGTAACAGGTGCTTTAGTAGGTGCATTTGGCATTAAATTGATGGCTCCTCATGGTGGTATCTTCGTCTTTGCATTAACAAGCAACTGGATTCTTTACCTTGTTGCTATTGTTATCGGTGCTATTATTTCAGGATTACTATTTGGTGCCCTTAGAAAAGCTAAATAA